The nucleotide window AACGTTGAGATAATATTCCATGTGGACCTTGGTAACCCATCTCCAATACCAGTGGCAGTTCAGAGTCTCAACTTATCCTTGGCAGGCGTTGAGATAGGAAGAATTGAGCAGGCTAAAATAGGAATATTTGAAAGGTCAACTAACGTCGTTGCAGTTGTAAACTTGGATAAGATTGCTGAGGCGTTAGTTAACCACATAAAGGATAAAGAAAACAGTATTGCCGAGATAAACGCAAACATTAAGGTGCTTGGTTTTATCCCGATTAAGTATTCAAAGACGATTCCTGTTAAAACTAACATATTGAGCTTTCTTCAGAATGTAACGGCGGAGCCCAGGGTTTATAGTCTTGGTATGATCCCCTTTAAGACCCCAGGAATAGAGGGGATATACGCAAGGTGGGGTAAAGTTTCGACTAAAGAAATTGAACTAGTTGGGACGATAAAACTCTACAATCCAAATTCTTTCCCTATTCCTGTAACGAATTTGAAAGCTGATATGTACATGAACAACATCAAAATAGGCGAAGGAAGGACATTGAAGGGAACTATACTTCAGCCGAATTCTAGGGGAACAGTTGATGTTGCCTTAACCTTTGATGTTGAAAAACTCAAGGAGGCTTTTAAGGAACATATAAGGAATGGTGAGCGGAGCACGGTTAAGGTGGATATAGAGCTCGTGGTTGAGGTTGGGGGCGCTGAATATGAGGTGCCCATAAAGGACATTGAGACTACCTTTGAAACTAACATTCTTAGTGGCATAAAATTTGCTTAATTCTTTCCTTATTTGTTTATATTTTAAGCATTGTCTTGTTCAAACATCTTTGGTGTGCAAAA belongs to Pyrococcus abyssi GE5 and includes:
- a CDS encoding LEA type 2 family protein, producing the protein MGKVGAIIGIIFLSWLLYSAYFVMNFSPTVRGEWGPMEGNNVEIIFHVDLGNPSPIPVAVQSLNLSLAGVEIGRIEQAKIGIFERSTNVVAVVNLDKIAEALVNHIKDKENSIAEINANIKVLGFIPIKYSKTIPVKTNILSFLQNVTAEPRVYSLGMIPFKTPGIEGIYARWGKVSTKEIELVGTIKLYNPNSFPIPVTNLKADMYMNNIKIGEGRTLKGTILQPNSRGTVDVALTFDVEKLKEAFKEHIRNGERSTVKVDIELVVEVGGAEYEVPIKDIETTFETNILSGIKFA